A genomic segment from Clarias gariepinus isolate MV-2021 ecotype Netherlands chromosome 11, CGAR_prim_01v2, whole genome shotgun sequence encodes:
- the znf414 gene encoding zinc finger protein 414, with protein MEGCHLSCSFHNCKRTFNHPDVLNIHLKDHHKNPAQSLPGKSFLCSTIGCDGSFTTMQQLMDHMRHHHKPNYFFLCESCRAKLRSYRTLLKHLQTCAKVAKGKGTRPEGGLIPDPSVPSTDSDPDGSFQAVDESQQMESNPLLPPQAQFQAISSDQESLSSLAESGSTASEAAKSQNQADAPYSPFPPSLSPAPDPEPQRSPRVGPVSMTPSVPPPPPGSNAVWRKNQGQSFNSRILWEHTRGRYSCLQCGHSTLERKEMTAHIESQHRSPGAKTNDTDASVGSPSSLGKTSTNSESTNYTQL; from the exons ATGGAGG GCTGCCATTTATCCTGTTCGTTTCATAACTGTAAGCGGACCTTCAATCATCCAGATGTTCTGAACATCCACCTGAAGGACCATCATAAGAATCCTGCACAATCCCTGCCTG GTAAGTCGTTTCTGTGCTCGACGATAGGATGTGACGGATCTTTCACCACCATGCAGCAGCTGATGGATCACATGAGGCATCATCACAAGCCGAATTATTTCTTCCT ATGTGAGAGCTGCCGGGCCAAGCTCCGCTCCTACCGCACCCTCCTCAAGCACCTCCAGACGTGCGCCAAGGTCGCCAAAGGCAAAGGCACGAGACCCGAAGGAGGTCTGATACCCGATCCGTCTGTTCCCAGCACTGATTCCGACCCTGATGGTTCTTTCCAAGCTGTAGATGAATCTCAGCAGATGGAGTCTAACCCCTTGCTGCCTCCACAAGCTCAGTTTCAAGCCATTTCATCAGACCAAGAGTCCCTGTCTTCTCTGGCAGAATCTGGATCTACTGCTTCTGAGGCGGCAAAGTCCCAGAATCAAGCGGATGCTCCCTACAGCCCGTTTCCTCCAAGCCTGTCCCCTGCACCTGATCCTGAGCCCCAGCGCTCGCCCAGGGTCGGTCCGGTCAGCATGACGCCCTCTGTGCCACCACCTCCACCAGGCTCTAACGCCGTCTGGAGGAAGAACCAAG GTCAGTCCTTTAACAGTCGGATCCTATGGGAGCACACTAGGGGGCGATACAGCTGCCTTCAGTGCGGTCACTCCACCCTCGAGCGCAAAGAGATGACAGCACACATCGAGAGCCAGCACAGGAGCCCAGGGGCCAAAACTAATGACACGG aCGCATCGGTTGGTTCGCCTTCGTCCCTGGGTAAAACCTCAACAAACTCAGAGAGCACGAATTACACTCAGCTTTAG